Proteins from a genomic interval of Aureimonas sp. AU20:
- a CDS encoding alpha/beta hydrolase, which yields MALALLASGLALSACASRPYATLVPVERSVPGAHKVDMLVATTRAPSTVPGVVFSGDRGPELSLENIIVSIPPDGARKAGEVVYPRPSAPNPAREFVALRIDPMSQKDTDRWFEQRKSPSGRLLIFVHGFNSSYEEAVFRFAQISYDSGADAAPILFTWPSQGSIFGYLYDRESANYSRSSLEKVIEAAAARKDVTEITIMAHSMGSWLTMEALRQIAIRKGSLPRKLGHVVLASPDLDVDVFREQLDEIGPDQSRITIFTSQDDRALLVSRRLAGGVQRLGAVDLTKPDVQAAFAQRGITVVDLTSIRTGDSLNHTKFAQSAEVVQAIGRRLIAGQKVSEGSPGLGETLGAAAIGTAQGVGSAVNAAVNAPAAIVDPGARQRFGRSIEDVGRNIGGSLQTVTGN from the coding sequence ATGGCTCTTGCGCTGCTGGCCTCCGGCCTGGCGCTCTCGGCCTGCGCGAGCCGGCCCTATGCCACGCTCGTTCCGGTCGAGCGCAGCGTTCCCGGCGCGCATAAGGTGGACATGCTGGTGGCCACCACGCGCGCGCCGTCGACCGTGCCGGGCGTCGTCTTCTCCGGTGATCGTGGACCGGAACTCTCTTTGGAAAACATCATCGTCTCGATCCCGCCCGATGGCGCGCGCAAGGCGGGCGAGGTCGTTTATCCCAGGCCGAGCGCGCCCAACCCGGCGCGGGAGTTCGTCGCGCTGCGCATCGATCCGATGAGCCAGAAGGACACCGATCGCTGGTTCGAACAGCGCAAGTCGCCGAGCGGGCGGCTTCTGATCTTCGTCCATGGCTTCAATTCGAGCTACGAGGAAGCGGTCTTCCGCTTCGCCCAGATCAGCTACGATTCGGGAGCCGACGCCGCGCCGATCCTGTTCACCTGGCCCTCGCAGGGCTCAATCTTCGGTTATCTCTACGACCGCGAAAGCGCCAACTACTCGCGCTCCAGCCTGGAAAAGGTGATCGAGGCGGCGGCGGCGCGCAAGGACGTGACCGAAATCACCATCATGGCGCATTCCATGGGAAGCTGGCTGACCATGGAAGCCCTGCGCCAGATCGCGATCCGAAAAGGGAGCCTGCCGAGGAAGCTCGGCCATGTCGTTCTGGCCTCCCCCGATCTTGACGTCGACGTGTTCCGCGAGCAGCTGGACGAAATCGGGCCGGACCAGTCGCGCATCACGATCTTCACCTCGCAGGACGATCGTGCGCTTCTGGTTTCCCGGCGCCTCGCCGGCGGCGTCCAGCGCCTGGGCGCGGTGGACCTGACCAAGCCGGATGTGCAGGCCGCCTTCGCCCAGCGCGGCATCACGGTGGTGGATCTCACCAGCATCCGCACCGGCGACAGTCTCAATCACACGAAGTTCGCGCAAAGCGCCGAGGTCGTGCAGGCGATCGGACGGCGTCTGATCGCGGGGCAGAAAGTGTCGGAAGGCAGCCCGGGTCTGGGCGAGACGCTGGGCGCGGCGGCGATCGGCACGGCGCAGGGCGTCGGCTCGGCCGTGAATGCTGCGGTGAACGCGCCGGCGGCGATCGTCGATCCCGGCGCACGCCAGAGGTTTGGGCGCAGCATCGAGGATGTCGGCCGCAATATTGGCGGATCGCTTCAGACCGTGACGGGCAATTGA
- a CDS encoding MFS transporter — MAAVQSDVETSAISKIVWRLVPFLGLMFFINFLDRTAIGFAGPNGMTQDLRLTAAQFGFAAGIFFFGYILLEIPSNLALHRFGARRWLARIMVSWGIVSLLFTFVQTGTQLYWLRFLLGIAEAGFFPGAILFLSLWVPARHRAKVLAVFYVAQPLTTVIGAPLASLLIDMHGLFGLEGWRVMFAGVSIPAIIIGIVTYFYLPDTPNDAKWLTPAERAWLNEELAREDKTKSSGGHISGKALRDGRVWTLALIYFGFIYGLYALGFFLPTIIGGFEAQFGTKFTVMQRGLITAIPYLPAAVALILWSRDASRRGVRPWHIGIPAVLGAVTIPLALSMQSPTATIAVITLTACAIFSALPNFWSFPARFLTGAGAAAGIALINTMGNMAGFAAPYITGAVKDWTGGYGVPMTIVGGFMALSAVLAFTFLSRLPGPGETTAQPSRPVRRAA, encoded by the coding sequence ATGGCAGCAGTGCAATCCGATGTTGAGACATCGGCAATTTCCAAGATCGTCTGGCGGCTGGTGCCGTTTCTCGGACTGATGTTCTTCATCAACTTCCTGGACCGGACCGCCATCGGCTTCGCCGGTCCTAACGGCATGACTCAGGATCTCCGTCTCACGGCCGCGCAGTTCGGCTTCGCCGCCGGCATCTTCTTCTTCGGCTACATCCTCCTGGAAATTCCCAGCAACCTCGCCCTTCACAGGTTCGGCGCGCGGCGCTGGCTGGCGCGCATCATGGTGAGCTGGGGCATCGTCTCGCTGCTCTTCACCTTCGTGCAGACCGGCACACAGCTCTATTGGCTTCGCTTCCTGCTCGGCATCGCCGAGGCCGGCTTCTTTCCCGGCGCGATCCTGTTCCTCAGCCTTTGGGTTCCGGCGCGCCACCGCGCCAAGGTCCTGGCCGTGTTCTATGTCGCGCAGCCGCTGACCACGGTGATCGGCGCGCCGCTCGCCTCGCTCCTGATCGACATGCACGGGCTCTTCGGCCTCGAAGGCTGGCGCGTCATGTTCGCGGGCGTCTCAATCCCGGCCATCATCATCGGCATCGTCACCTATTTCTACCTGCCGGACACGCCGAACGACGCCAAATGGCTGACACCGGCCGAGCGCGCCTGGCTGAACGAAGAGCTGGCCCGCGAGGACAAGACGAAGTCCTCGGGCGGCCACATCTCCGGCAAGGCGCTGCGGGACGGCCGCGTCTGGACCCTCGCGCTCATCTATTTCGGCTTTATCTACGGGCTCTATGCGCTCGGCTTCTTCCTGCCGACCATCATCGGCGGCTTCGAGGCTCAGTTCGGCACCAAGTTCACCGTGATGCAGCGCGGGCTGATCACCGCGATCCCCTATCTCCCGGCGGCCGTCGCTCTCATTCTCTGGAGCCGGGATGCCTCGCGTCGCGGCGTGCGACCCTGGCACATCGGCATTCCCGCCGTGCTCGGTGCGGTGACGATTCCGCTCGCGCTCTCCATGCAGAGCCCGACCGCGACGATCGCCGTCATCACGCTCACGGCCTGCGCCATCTTCTCGGCGCTGCCGAACTTCTGGAGCTTCCCAGCCCGCTTCCTCACCGGCGCGGGCGCGGCGGCCGGCATCGCGCTCATCAACACGATGGGCAATATGGCGGGCTTTGCCGCTCCCTACATCACCGGCGCGGTGAAGGACTGGACCGGCGGTTATGGCGTTCCCATGACGATCGTCGGCGGCTTCATGGCCTTGTCGGCCGTGCTCGCCTTCACCTTCCTGTCGCGCCTGCCTGGCCCCGGCGAGACGACGGCTCAGCCGAGCCGCCCGGTGCGCCGAGCGGCCTGA
- a CDS encoding SURF1 family protein gives MPRRSRIVLLALSLPLIAGLLGLGIWQVERRAWKRDLIERVDQRVHAPAVGAPGPSQWSSLDPTDDEYRHVRLTGTFLHDRETLVQALTTLGGGFWVLTPLQAPDGSITLVNRGFVPTERRDPASRPDGQVQGIQTFEGLLRLSEPGGRVLRANEPEADRWFSRDIDAIAARRGLERVAPFFVDADAAPNPGGVPVGGLTVVQFNNNHLVYALTWFALALMLTAAVVYAWRHDRKPA, from the coding sequence ATGCCCCGCCGTTCCCGGATCGTCCTTCTCGCCCTGTCCTTGCCGTTGATCGCGGGCCTTCTCGGCCTCGGCATCTGGCAGGTCGAACGCCGCGCCTGGAAGCGCGATCTGATCGAGCGTGTGGACCAGAGGGTTCACGCCCCGGCCGTGGGGGCGCCCGGCCCTTCGCAGTGGTCGTCGCTCGATCCCACCGACGACGAGTATCGCCACGTTCGGCTGACCGGCACTTTCCTCCATGATCGCGAAACGCTGGTGCAGGCCCTCACGACGCTGGGGGGCGGCTTCTGGGTGCTGACGCCGCTCCAGGCGCCGGACGGTTCCATCACCCTCGTCAATCGTGGCTTCGTGCCGACCGAGCGGCGCGATCCCGCCTCACGGCCGGATGGTCAGGTGCAGGGTATTCAAACGTTCGAAGGGCTCCTGCGCCTCAGCGAGCCCGGCGGGCGCGTCCTGCGCGCCAACGAACCCGAGGCCGACCGCTGGTTCTCCCGCGACATCGACGCCATCGCCGCGCGGCGCGGGCTCGAACGCGTCGCGCCCTTTTTTGTGGACGCCGATGCCGCGCCCAATCCGGGCGGCGTTCCCGTCGGCGGCTTGACGGTCGTTCAGTTCAACAACAACCATCTCGTCTACGCCCTGACTTGGTTCGCGCTGGCGCTCATGCTCACGGCGGCGGTCGTTTACGCCTGGCGGCACGATCGCAAACCTGCGTGA
- the cyoA gene encoding ubiquinol oxidase subunit II translates to MSRYRFLALAPLLLLIGGCNAVLLNPAGDVAVQKRDLLYISTGLMLLIIIPVIAATVIFAWRYRRGNKDATYDPEWNHSTHLELAIWSAPLLIIICLGALTWTATHLLDPYRPLTRIAEGQPVTPEMKPLEVRVVSLDWKWLFIYPDLGIATVNELAAPVNTPINFKLTSASVMNAFFVPSMAGMIYTMAGMETQLHAVMNKEGVYEGMSSHYSGAGFSNMKFKFHGLAQGDFDAWVAKVRSEGQPLSRELFLELEKPSEKEPIHYYSSFADGLYNAILNKCVAPGKMCADEMMHIDAMGGAGVDSHENRERLLYDNRRAVAGDEPSGATFPASGRLPHSDDQPQGMQPDQLNPQVNQDGTSTPPVQGHSGHTMPNSGTGAAPAQLNQTN, encoded by the coding sequence TTGAGCCGATATCGCTTCCTAGCCCTCGCACCGCTTCTCCTCCTGATCGGCGGCTGCAATGCCGTGCTGCTGAACCCGGCAGGCGACGTCGCCGTCCAGAAGCGCGACCTTCTCTATATCTCAACCGGGCTGATGCTCCTCATCATCATTCCGGTCATCGCTGCGACGGTGATCTTCGCCTGGCGCTACCGCCGCGGCAACAAGGATGCGACCTACGATCCCGAATGGAACCATTCGACGCACCTGGAGCTGGCGATCTGGTCGGCGCCGCTGCTCATCATCATCTGTTTGGGAGCGCTGACCTGGACGGCGACCCACCTTCTCGACCCCTACCGACCCCTGACGCGAATCGCCGAAGGCCAGCCGGTGACGCCCGAGATGAAGCCCCTGGAAGTGCGCGTCGTTTCGCTCGACTGGAAATGGCTCTTCATCTACCCCGACCTCGGCATCGCGACCGTCAACGAGCTGGCCGCGCCGGTGAACACGCCCATCAACTTCAAGCTGACCTCGGCCAGCGTGATGAACGCGTTCTTCGTCCCTTCCATGGCCGGCATGATCTACACGATGGCCGGTATGGAGACGCAGCTGCACGCGGTGATGAACAAGGAAGGGGTCTACGAGGGCATGTCCTCGCATTATAGCGGCGCCGGGTTCTCGAACATGAAGTTCAAGTTCCACGGCCTTGCCCAAGGCGATTTCGACGCCTGGGTCGCCAAGGTCCGTTCCGAGGGCCAGCCGCTGAGCCGCGAGCTGTTCCTAGAGCTGGAGAAGCCCAGCGAGAAGGAGCCGATCCACTACTATTCGAGCTTCGCGGACGGGCTCTACAACGCCATCCTCAACAAGTGCGTCGCCCCCGGCAAGATGTGCGCCGACGAGATGATGCATATCGACGCGATGGGCGGGGCAGGGGTCGACAGCCACGAAAATCGCGAGCGTCTTCTCTATGACAACCGGCGCGCCGTGGCGGGCGACGAGCCTTCGGGCGCGACCTTCCCGGCCAGCGGTCGCCTGCCGCACAGCGACGACCAGCCCCAGGGAATGCAGCCCGACCAGCTGAACCCGCAGGTCAACCAGGACGGAACGAGCACGCCGCCAGTGCAGGGGCATTCCGGCCACACGATGCCCAACAGCGGCACCGGCGCTGCGCCGGCGCAGCTGAACCAGACGAACTAA
- a CDS encoding four-carbon acid sugar kinase family protein, translated as MTSPLLLTFYGDDLTGSTDVMEALALRGVETVLFLDVPTEAQRARFPHARAIGVAGTSRSETPRWMDENLTPVFLWMASEGAEIAHYKVCSTFDSSPAIGSIGRALEIGHAAFGGLPVPILVGAPQLKRYTAFGELFAAYRGEVFRIDRHPVMSRHPVTPMHEANLRRHLAEQTAVSIALLDHLALTDGEADGRVDAALASAPGALLIDVLDPATQRAAGRQLRRLAAKGSRFVVGSSGVEYALAESWREDGTITEAGGFDPLEPVERLAVVSGSCSPTTERQIRFAETQGFTAIALDPRLFVAGDSAGIEATRTQALGHLAAGQSVIVYTALGPESDLGAEIAGNEGARHAIGRGLGRLQADLVRGAGLSRAVIAGGDTSSHALRQLGVHALTPRMPLAETPGSPVSTAHSENPAFHGLEIALKGGQVGHDDYFVRIRDGV; from the coding sequence ATGACGAGCCCCCTTCTTCTCACCTTCTACGGCGACGATCTCACCGGCTCGACCGACGTGATGGAGGCCTTGGCGCTACGCGGCGTCGAGACCGTTCTCTTCCTCGACGTGCCGACCGAAGCCCAGCGCGCCCGCTTTCCCCATGCCCGGGCGATCGGAGTCGCGGGCACGAGCCGCAGCGAAACGCCGCGCTGGATGGACGAGAACCTGACGCCCGTCTTTCTCTGGATGGCCTCGGAAGGCGCGGAAATCGCCCATTACAAGGTCTGCTCGACCTTCGATTCCTCGCCCGCGATCGGCTCCATCGGCCGCGCGCTGGAGATCGGCCATGCCGCCTTCGGCGGGCTGCCCGTGCCGATCCTCGTCGGCGCGCCGCAGCTCAAGCGCTACACCGCCTTCGGCGAGCTCTTCGCCGCCTATCGCGGCGAGGTCTTCCGCATCGACCGGCACCCGGTCATGAGCCGCCATCCCGTCACCCCCATGCACGAGGCGAACCTCCGCCGGCATCTCGCCGAACAGACCGCCGTCTCCATCGCCCTCCTCGACCATCTCGCGCTTACGGACGGCGAGGCCGACGGGCGGGTGGACGCGGCCCTGGCGTCCGCCCCGGGCGCCCTCCTGATCGACGTGCTCGACCCCGCTACGCAGCGCGCCGCCGGGCGGCAGCTTCGCCGCCTCGCGGCCAAGGGCTCGCGCTTTGTGGTCGGCTCGTCCGGCGTCGAGTATGCGCTGGCGGAAAGCTGGCGCGAGGATGGGACGATCACGGAAGCCGGCGGTTTCGACCCGCTGGAGCCCGTTGAGCGCCTCGCCGTGGTTTCGGGAAGCTGCTCCCCCACCACCGAGCGCCAGATCCGCTTTGCCGAAACGCAAGGGTTCACCGCCATCGCCCTCGACCCGCGCCTTTTCGTGGCCGGCGACAGCGCGGGGATCGAAGCCACCCGCACGCAGGCGCTCGGGCACCTGGCGGCGGGCCAAAGCGTCATCGTCTACACCGCGCTTGGGCCAGAGAGCGATCTCGGCGCCGAGATCGCCGGCAACGAGGGCGCGCGCCATGCGATCGGGCGCGGTCTGGGGCGGTTGCAGGCCGATCTCGTGCGCGGGGCCGGCCTGTCGCGCGCCGTGATCGCGGGCGGCGACACGTCGAGCCACGCGCTGCGCCAGCTCGGCGTCCATGCCCTGACGCCGCGCATGCCGCTGGCCGAGACACCCGGCTCGCCCGTGTCCACCGCCCATAGCGAGAACCCCGCCTTCCACGGGCTGGAGATCGCGCTGAAGGGCGGCCAGGTCGGCCACGACGACTATTTCGTGCGGATTCGCGACGGGGTCTGA
- the cyoC gene encoding cytochrome o ubiquinol oxidase subunit III has translation MSTSTLHAAQGEENLSFYVADEHEHAEGSSTMLGFWIYLMSDCLIFACLFAVYAVLGNAYAAGPSPRDLFDLPLVALNTSMLLLSSITYGFAMLSMAKRDVRSVQVWLAITGLFGLAFLSIELYEFWHLIHEGATPQRSAFLSAFFTLVATHGLHVTFGLIWLVTLMVQIRQRGLVPANQLRLSCLSLFWHFLDVIWIGVFTFVYLMGVLR, from the coding sequence ATGAGCACGAGCACCTTGCACGCGGCGCAGGGCGAAGAGAACCTGAGCTTCTACGTCGCCGACGAGCACGAGCATGCCGAGGGCTCCAGCACGATGCTGGGGTTCTGGATCTACCTGATGAGCGACTGTCTCATCTTCGCCTGCCTGTTCGCCGTCTATGCCGTTCTCGGGAACGCCTATGCGGCGGGCCCGAGCCCGCGCGACCTGTTCGACCTGCCGCTGGTGGCGCTGAACACGTCGATGCTGCTCTTGTCCTCGATCACCTACGGCTTCGCCATGCTCTCCATGGCGAAGCGGGACGTTCGCTCGGTTCAGGTCTGGCTGGCCATCACCGGCCTATTCGGCCTCGCCTTCCTCTCGATCGAGCTCTACGAGTTCTGGCACCTCATCCACGAGGGTGCGACGCCCCAGCGCAGTGCCTTCCTGTCGGCCTTCTTCACGCTGGTCGCCACCCACGGCCTGCACGTGACCTTCGGCCTGATCTGGCTGGTCACGCTTATGGTCCAGATCCGTCAGCGCGGCCTCGTGCCGGCCAACCAGCTTCGCCTGTCGTGCCTCAGCCTGTTCTGGCACTTCCTGGACGTCATCTGGATCGGCGTCTTCACCTTCGTCTACCTCATGGGAGTGCTTCGATGA
- the cyoD gene encoding cytochrome o ubiquinol oxidase subunit IV has product MSTNAPSTKHAALADGAGKGPTDDHGHLDGHGHDHGTMGGYVTGFLLSVILTAIPFWLVMSDVLQDRALTGIIIMGLAAVQIVVHMIFFLHMNGKSEGGWTMTALVFTVVVVVIVLAGSLWVMYHMNTSMMPMMDMGMTP; this is encoded by the coding sequence ATGAGCACCAACGCCCCCTCGACCAAACACGCCGCCCTGGCGGACGGCGCGGGGAAGGGGCCGACGGACGATCACGGCCATCTCGACGGCCATGGCCACGACCATGGCACGATGGGCGGCTATGTCACCGGCTTCCTTCTGTCGGTCATCCTGACGGCCATTCCGTTCTGGCTCGTCATGTCCGACGTGCTTCAGGATCGCGCGCTCACCGGCATCATCATCATGGGACTGGCGGCGGTGCAGATCGTCGTCCACATGATCTTCTTCCTGCATATGAACGGGAAGTCGGAAGGCGGCTGGACCATGACCGCGCTGGTCTTCACGGTCGTGGTCGTGGTGATCGTCCTCGCCGGTTCGCTCTGGGTCATGTACCACATGAACACGAGCATGATGCCGATGATGGACATGGGCATGACGCCCTGA
- the cyoB gene encoding cytochrome o ubiquinol oxidase subunit I, which translates to MQDNSDLIRMIFGRLTFEAFPYHEPIVVVTFAVVALGGLALLAALTYFKLWGYLWKEWFTSVDHKKIGIMYMVLGIVMLLRGFADAIMMRLQQAIAFGGSEGYLNAHHYDQVFTAHGVIMIFFVAMPLVTGLMNFVVPLQIGARDVSFPFLNNFSFWMTVGGAVLVMLSLFVGEFARTGWLAFPPLSDANYSPGVGVDYYIWGLQVAGVGTLLSGVNLLVTIIKMRAPGMTLMKMPIFCWTSLCTNVLIVASFPVLTAVLALLSLDRYAGTNFFTNDLGGNPMMYVNLIWIWGHPEVYILILPAFGIFSEITSTFSGKRIFGYTSMVYASVVITILAYLVWLHHFFTMGSGASVNSFFGITTMIISIPTGAKIFNWLFTMYRGRIRFDVPMMWTIAFMITFVIGGMTGVLLAVPPVDFVVHNSLFLVAHFHNVIIGGVLFGLFAGINYWFPKAFGFKLNAFWGKMSFWFWVVGFYFAFMPLYVLGLMGVTRRLRVFDDPSLQIWFVIAAFGAALIALGIASFLMQIFVSIRDRHKLVDVDGDPWGGRTLEWATSSPPPAYNFAFSPMIHENDAWWQMKQRGYERPLEGFKPIHMPRNTEAGVVIAGLSVVFGFAMIWYIWWLAALSLVAIVGYAIYHTFNYDRSYHIPVSEVIATEAERTRLLSKVKHA; encoded by the coding sequence ATGCAAGACAACTCCGATCTCATACGAATGATCTTCGGGCGGCTGACGTTCGAAGCCTTCCCGTACCACGAGCCGATCGTGGTCGTGACCTTTGCGGTCGTCGCGCTCGGCGGGCTCGCGCTGCTCGCCGCGCTGACCTATTTCAAGCTTTGGGGCTATCTCTGGAAGGAGTGGTTCACCAGCGTGGACCACAAGAAGATCGGCATCATGTACATGGTGCTCGGCATCGTCATGCTGCTGCGCGGCTTCGCCGACGCCATCATGATGCGCCTCCAGCAGGCCATCGCCTTCGGCGGGTCGGAGGGCTATCTCAACGCCCACCACTACGACCAAGTCTTCACGGCGCACGGCGTCATCATGATCTTCTTCGTCGCCATGCCCTTGGTGACGGGTCTCATGAACTTCGTGGTGCCGCTGCAGATCGGCGCGCGTGACGTCTCCTTCCCCTTCCTGAACAATTTCAGCTTCTGGATGACGGTTGGCGGCGCGGTGCTGGTGATGCTGTCGCTCTTCGTGGGCGAATTCGCGCGCACGGGCTGGCTGGCCTTCCCGCCGCTATCGGACGCCAACTACAGTCCGGGCGTCGGCGTCGACTATTATATCTGGGGCCTTCAGGTGGCCGGTGTCGGCACGCTCCTGTCAGGCGTCAACCTGCTCGTGACCATAATCAAGATGCGCGCGCCGGGCATGACCCTCATGAAGATGCCGATCTTCTGCTGGACCTCGCTCTGCACGAACGTCCTGATCGTGGCCTCGTTCCCGGTCCTGACGGCGGTGCTGGCGCTCCTTTCGCTTGATCGCTACGCCGGCACCAACTTCTTCACGAACGATCTCGGCGGCAATCCGATGATGTACGTGAACCTCATCTGGATCTGGGGCCACCCCGAGGTCTACATCCTCATTCTGCCGGCCTTCGGCATCTTCTCCGAAATCACCTCGACCTTCTCGGGCAAGCGCATCTTCGGCTACACGTCGATGGTCTACGCCTCGGTGGTCATCACGATCCTGGCCTATCTCGTCTGGCTCCATCACTTCTTCACGATGGGCTCGGGGGCGAGCGTGAACTCGTTCTTCGGCATCACGACGATGATCATCTCGATCCCGACGGGCGCCAAGATCTTCAACTGGCTGTTCACGATGTATCGCGGCCGCATCCGGTTCGACGTGCCGATGATGTGGACGATCGCCTTCATGATCACCTTCGTGATCGGCGGCATGACGGGTGTGCTCCTGGCCGTTCCGCCTGTGGACTTCGTGGTCCACAACTCGCTGTTCCTGGTCGCGCACTTCCACAACGTGATCATCGGCGGCGTGCTGTTCGGCCTCTTCGCCGGCATCAACTACTGGTTCCCGAAAGCCTTCGGCTTCAAGCTGAATGCCTTCTGGGGCAAGATGAGCTTCTGGTTCTGGGTGGTCGGCTTCTACTTCGCCTTCATGCCGCTCTACGTGCTCGGCCTGATGGGCGTCACGCGTCGTCTGCGCGTGTTCGACGATCCCTCGCTCCAGATCTGGTTCGTGATCGCGGCCTTCGGCGCTGCGCTGATCGCGCTCGGCATTGCCTCCTTCCTCATGCAGATCTTCGTCAGCATCCGCGACCGGCACAAGCTGGTGGACGTCGACGGCGATCCCTGGGGCGGGCGCACGCTGGAGTGGGCGACCTCCTCGCCGCCGCCGGCCTACAACTTCGCCTTCTCGCCGATGATCCACGAGAACGACGCTTGGTGGCAGATGAAGCAGCGCGGCTACGAGCGCCCGCTGGAAGGCTTCAAGCCGATCCACATGCCGCGCAACACCGAGGCGGGCGTCGTGATCGCCGGACTGAGCGTGGTCTTCGGCTTCGCCATGATCTGGTACATCTGGTGGCTCGCCGCGCTCAGCCTGGTCGCGATCGTCGGCTACGCGATCTACCACACGTTCAACTATGACCGGAGCTACCACATCCCGGTCAGCGAAGTGATCGCGACGGAAGCCGAGCGGACCCGTCTCCTCTCGAAGGTGAAGCACGCATGA
- a CDS encoding MFS transporter gives MSSNTAAAAPSAFERDARVANAHHGEVRPSEIAIGVLIGRTAEFFDFFVYALASVLVFPAVVFSFVDPVTGTYYSFALLALAFAVRPLGTIFFTWMHRRYGDAAKLTTALFLLGCSTIVMGFLPSYASVGFASVVTLAVLRFGQGLALGGTWDGLAPLLAVSVPENKRGWYAMLPQLGAPFGLIVASALYYFLITNLTQEDFLGWGWRYPFFVAFAINVVALFARLRIVLTENYRELFERGELQPSSVRRTISQNGRNIVIGAFVPLASFALFHMVTVFPLSWVTLFAGESVARFLLIELVATVFGTIAHIASGPLADRFGRRRVLGVCAGAIAFYSGLAPLLLNGGAVGETIYMVIGSVILGVSFGQCSGALAANFPRAYRYTGSALTSDLAWLFGAGFAPLAALAIADNLGLVFSGAYLLSGAVFTLLALFINRRLASSAI, from the coding sequence ATGAGTTCGAACACCGCGGCGGCCGCTCCGTCCGCTTTTGAGAGGGATGCGCGCGTCGCGAACGCGCATCACGGAGAAGTCAGGCCGAGCGAGATCGCAATCGGAGTGCTGATTGGCCGCACGGCCGAGTTCTTCGACTTTTTCGTCTACGCGCTGGCCTCCGTGCTGGTGTTCCCGGCGGTGGTCTTTTCCTTCGTCGATCCGGTGACGGGAACCTACTACTCCTTCGCGCTCTTGGCACTGGCCTTCGCGGTCCGGCCGCTGGGCACGATCTTCTTCACCTGGATGCACCGTCGCTATGGCGACGCCGCCAAGCTCACCACGGCGCTCTTCCTCCTCGGCTGCTCGACCATCGTCATGGGCTTCCTGCCGAGCTACGCCAGCGTCGGCTTCGCCTCCGTCGTCACGCTCGCCGTGCTTCGCTTCGGCCAGGGTCTGGCGCTCGGCGGCACCTGGGATGGTCTCGCCCCGCTGCTCGCGGTCAGCGTGCCGGAGAACAAGCGCGGCTGGTACGCCATGCTGCCGCAGCTGGGCGCGCCGTTCGGCCTCATCGTCGCCAGCGCGCTCTACTACTTCCTGATCACCAACCTGACGCAGGAAGACTTCCTGGGCTGGGGCTGGCGTTATCCGTTCTTCGTCGCCTTCGCGATCAACGTCGTGGCGCTCTTCGCCCGGCTGCGTATCGTTCTGACCGAGAACTATCGCGAGCTGTTCGAGCGCGGCGAGTTGCAGCCGTCGTCGGTTCGCAGGACGATCTCGCAGAACGGTCGCAACATCGTGATCGGCGCCTTCGTGCCGCTGGCGAGCTTCGCGCTGTTCCACATGGTCACGGTGTTTCCGCTGTCCTGGGTCACGCTCTTCGCGGGTGAAAGCGTCGCGCGCTTCCTCCTGATCGAACTGGTCGCGACCGTGTTCGGCACGATCGCGCATATCGCGTCCGGCCCGCTGGCCGATCGCTTCGGCCGCCGCCGCGTTCTCGGCGTCTGCGCCGGCGCCATCGCCTTCTACAGCGGCCTCGCGCCCCTGCTGCTGAACGGCGGCGCGGTGGGTGAGACCATCTACATGGTGATCGGCTCGGTGATCCTGGGCGTGTCCTTCGGCCAGTGCTCGGGCGCTCTCGCGGCGAACTTCCCGCGCGCCTATCGCTACACCGGCTCGGCCCTTACCTCGGACCTGGCCTGGCTCTTCGGCGCCGGCTTCGCGCCGCTGGCCGCGCTCGCCATCGCCGACAATCTCGGCCTCGTCTTCTCGGGCGCCTATCTCCTGTCCGGCGCGGTGTTCACGCTTCTGGCACTCTT